From one Trifolium pratense cultivar HEN17-A07 linkage group LG1, ARS_RC_1.1, whole genome shotgun sequence genomic stretch:
- the LOC123903242 gene encoding thaumatin-like protein 1b: protein MKITPVALCLSLAILFYAVGGAKVTFTNRCEYTVWPGTLTGDQKPQLSTTGFELGPGATTSIDLPSPWSGRFWGRTGCSTNFGRFSCDTADCASGQVGCNGAGAIPPATLVEITVASNGGQDFYDVSNVDGFNVPMSVTPQGGSGDCKTSSCPGNINVVCPAELEVRGSDGSTIACKSACLALNQDQYCCRGEYNTEEKCPPTIYSIIFKNQCPGAYSYAYDDKSSTFTCFATPDYAITFCPSA from the exons ATGAAGATTACCCCTGTTGCTCTATGCCTTAGCTTGGCAATCCTCTTCTAtg CTGTTGGAGGAGCTAAGGTGACATTCACAAACAGGTGTGAATACACGGTATGGCCAGGAACTTTAACCGGAGACCAAAAACCTCAACTATCAACGACAGGTTTTGAATTGGGACCTGGGGCAACCACTTCAATCGACCTTCCATCTCCATGGTCAGGTCGGTTTTGGGGTCGAACAGGATGTTCCACCAACTTCGGAAGGTTCAGTTGTGATACCGCCGATTGTGCCTCTGGACAAGTGGGGTGCAATGGTGCTGGCGCAATTCCACCCGCAACACTTGTAGAAATAACGGTAGCATCAAACGGAGGACAAGATTTCTATGACGTGAGCAATGTGGATGGGTTTAATGTGCCCATGTCCGTAACGCCACAAGGTGGTAGTGGTGATTGCAAAACCTCGAGCTGTCCTGGAAACATCAATGTAGTATGTCCTGCTGAGCTTGAAGTGAGAGGTTCTGATGGAAGTACGATTGCTTGTAAGAGCGCTTGCTTGGCTTTAAATCAAGATCAATATTGTTGTCGTGGAGAGTACAATACCGAAGAAAAATGTCCACCCACAATCTACtctatcattttcaagaatcaATGCCCCGGTGCTTATAGTTATGCTTACGATGATAAGAGCAGCACTTTTACATGCTTTGCAACACCCGACTATGCCATCACCTTTTGTCCTTCAGCTTGA
- the LOC123903240 gene encoding putative pentatricopeptide repeat-containing protein At3g11460, mitochondrial, whose translation MNTEHRRHFTVSPPVPGEQKHNPTTAWNCYLRELSKQKKFQEALTVYRNMLRSSFFPNTFTFPVLLKSCALLSLPLTGSQLHSHVIKTGSQPDPYTQSSLINMYSKSSLPHFARKVFDESPVNLTISYNAMISGYSSNSMIYEAVNLFRKMCCENRFSVNSVTMIGLVSGFMVPDQLRIGACLHACGFKFGFDSDMSVGNSFLTMYVKCGEVEYARQLFDEMPAKDLITWNAMISGYAQNGHARRVLEIYREMKKINGVNPDPVTLLGVLCSSANLGAQGIGREVEREIDRFGFRSNSFLMNALINMYARCGNLVRAREVFDCMDERSKSVVSWTAIIGGYGIHGEGETAVDLFDVMVRSGVRPDRTVFVSVLSACSHAGLTEKGLQYFDDMQRKYGLQPGPEHYSCLVDLLGRAGRLKEAMYLIDSMKVKPDGAVWGALLGACKIHRNVELAEVAFRHVIELEPTNIGYYVLLSNVYSDAKNLEGVLKVRVMMRDRKLRKDPGCSYVEYKGKMHLFYSGDTSHPQSKEIYRMLDELETLVNEIHQSDHKCQGKSEEPLVGASVHSEKLAIAFSLLNTRPGTDITIMKNLRVCLDCHVFFKLVSKIVNRQFIVRDATRFHRFKNGVCSCKDYW comes from the coding sequence ATGAACACTGAGCACCGCCGTCACTTTACAGTGTCACCGCCAGTTCCCGGCGAACAAAAACACAACCCAACAACAGCATGGAACTGTTATCTAAGAGAGCTatcaaagcaaaaaaaattccaaGAAGCTCTAACCGTATACCGTAACATGCTCCGATCATCATTCTTCCCCAACACATTCACCTTCCCTGTTCTTCTCAAATCCTGCGCCCTCCTCTCTCTCCCCCTCACCGGTTCCCAGCTCCATTCCCATGTCATCAAAACCGGTTCACAACCCGACCCATATACCCAATCATCCCTCATTAATATGTACTCTAAATCCTCTCTCCCTCACTTTGCCCGCAAAGTGTTCGACGAAAGTCCTGTTAACCTTACAATCTCTTACAATGCTATGATTTCCGGTTATTCTTCAAATTCCATGATTTATGAAGCGGTTAACCTTTTTCGGAAAATGTGTTGTGAAAATCGGTTTTCGGTTAATTCTGTTACAATGATTGGTTTAGTTTCTGGTTTTATGGTTCCGGATCAGTTAAGGATCGGCGCGTGTTTACATGCTTGTGGTTTTAAGTTTGGTTTTGATTCGGATATGTCAGTTGGGAATAGTTTTTTGACAATGTATGTTAAATGTGGGGAAGTGGAATATGCGCGTCaattgtttgatgaaatgcctgCGAAGGATTTGATTACGTGGAATGCTATGATTTCTGGTTATGCGCAAAACGGTCATGCTAGACGTGTTTTGGAGATTTATCGGGAGATGAAGAAGATAAATGGGGTGAATCCTGATCCTGTTACGCTTCTTGGTGTTTTGTGTTCTAGTGCGAACCTTGGTGCGCAAGGAATTGGTCGTGAGGTGGAAAGGGAAATTGATCGATTTGGATTTCGTTCGAATTCTTTTTTAATGAATGCTTTGATTAATATGTATGCTAGGTGTGGTAATTTGGTACGTGCTCGCGAGGTTTTTGATTGTATGGATGAGAGGAGCAAGAGTGTTGTGTCTTGGACTGCTATTATAGGTGGGTATGGGATTCATGGAGAAGGTGAGACTGCGGTGGATCTTTTTGATGTAATGGTTAGATCTGGCGTGAGGCCGGATAGAACGGTTTTTGTGAGTGTTCTTTCGGCTTGTAGTCATGCTGGATTGACTGAGAAAGGGTTGCAATATTTTGATGATATGCAGAGGAAGTATGGTTTGCAGCCTGGTCCTGAGCATTATTCTTGCTTGGTTGATCTTTTAGGTCGGGCTGGTAGGTTGAAGGAAGCAATGTATCTCATAGATTCAATGAAGGTCAAACCCGATGGTGCTGTTTGGGGAGCACTTCTTGGTGCTTGCAAGATTCATAGAAATGTAGAACTAGCAGAAGTGGCTTTTCGACATGTCATTGAGCTTGAACCTACAAATATAGGTTACTACGTTTTGTTGTCAAATGTGTACTCTGATGCTAAAAACTTAGAGGGGGTTTTGAAAGTTCGAGTCATGATGAGGGATCGAAAGCTTAGAAAGGATCCCGGGTGCAGCTACGTGGAATATAAAGGAAAAATGCACCTTTTTTACTCAGGGGATACAAGTCATCCCCAGAGTAAGGAAATATATAGAATGTTGGATGAATTGGAAACTCTTGTGAACGAGATTCATCAGTCAGACCACAAGTGTCAGGGCAAGAGCGAAGAACCGTTAGTCGGTGCTAGTGTGCATAGTGAAAAATTAGCAATTGCTTTTAGTCTATTGAACACTAGGCCTGGAACAGATATAACTATCATGAAAAACCTGagagtgtgtttggattgtCATGTGTTTTTTAAGTTGGTTAGTAAAATTGTCAATCGCCAATTTATTGTTAGAGATGCCACTCGCTTTCACCGGTTCAAGAATGGGGTCTGTTCTTGCAAGGACTACTggtaa